TGGACTAAACAACCAAGTGACTGGACTAGACAACAAGCCGAGTAGACTAGACAACCAAGTGACTGGACTAGACAACCAAGTGACTGGACTAGACAACCAGATGAGTAGACGAGACAACCAAGTGACTGGACTAGACAACCAAGTTACTGGACTAGACAAACAGCTAACTGGACTAGACAACCAAGTGACTGGACTAGACAACCAGCTGAGTAGACTAGACAACCAAGTGACTGGACTAGACAACCAGCTGAGTAGACTAGACAACCAAGTGACTGGACTACACAACCAGCTAACTGGACTAGACAACCAAGTGACTGGACTAGACAACCAGCTGACTGGACTAGACAACCAAGTAACTGGACTACACAACCAGATGAGTAGACGAGACAACCAAGTGACTGGACTAGACAACCAAGTTACTGGACTAGACAAACAGCTAACTGGACTAGACAACCAAGTGACTGGACTAGACAACCAGCTGACTGGACTAGACAACCAAGTAACTGGACTACACAACCAAGTGACTGGACTAGACAACCAGCTGAATGGACAAGACAACCAAGTGACTGGACTAGATAACCAGCTAACTGGACTACCAAGTGACTGGACTAGACAACCAGCTGACTGGACTACACAACCAGCTGACCGGACTAGACAACCATGTTACGGGACTAGACAACCAGCTGACTAAGAAACATAGTGTACGTCTGTCGGCCAACTGCAGGAATACAAAAACCCCGACTGACGAAGGATGGACATTACATAAGGAGGGGGATGACCCAATGACGATTATGATTCCATACTTCTTTCATTCAGATCTGTTTGAATACCATTATTTTATGACAGAATTATATCGACTATAAACACTGATGCGTCAATaaaccaccaccaacaacaaaatCATTAATGCCCTTATGTCGGCGTTAACGACGACTAAGGATCTTCTTCTCGAGAGACAGGTGTCCCCTCGCTATCCCGTGACAAAGAAGACTGACACGTGCTACAGAATGTCTGCCACGGGAAGACCCGCTAACCACAAGACAGCCTCACCGCCCCAACAACAAAGGAGAGAGTTTTTCAAGATGACAACAGGGCGCAGAGGTGGTCTTGTAATGAAAGCGTTCGTCCGTCACGCTGGTGGACCAGGTTCCATCCCCACCAATGTACAATGtctgaacccatttctggtgttccctgtactgcggcaatattgctaaaagcggtgtaaaacgaTACGAACTCACTTATAAACTACCCTGACCAACATGTGCCCCCAAAGCTTCTCTGGCTCTTCTTGGTGTGGGTTCGATCTGGATCCAACTTTGTGGAATCCCACACTCCTCGAAGCTGTGGTCAAGACTTGCCCATGGGAAGTCTCTAATGCTCTCATACCGTGGGTAGTCAACAGTTGCACGTGCAGTGTGCTGCCCAGTACCAGGTCGCCGGAACATGGCCCCT
This genomic stretch from Haliotis asinina isolate JCU_RB_2024 chromosome 4, JCU_Hal_asi_v2, whole genome shotgun sequence harbors:
- the LOC137281184 gene encoding uncharacterized protein translates to MSRRDNQVTGLDNQVTGLDKQLTGLDNQVTGLDNQLSRLDNQVTGLDNQLSRLDNQVTGLHNQLTGLDNQVTGLDNQLTGLDNQVTGLHNQMSRRDNQVTGLDNQVTGLDKQLTGLDNQVTGLDNQLTGLDNQVTGLHNQVTGLDNQLNGQDNQCAAQYQVAGTWPLGGALEDHVRQELVLLLATITFPRHIGSWSQREESASPLHAFGQLDAEYSINI